The proteins below are encoded in one region of Pseudomonas putida NBRC 14164:
- the paaC gene encoding 1,2-phenylacetyl-CoA epoxidase subunit PaaC — protein sequence MHNEALIPYLLLLGDSALVQGQRLCEWCGHAPAIEEELALMNVGLDLVGQARNWLEYAAELLDDGRDADALAFRRDERAYRNLLLVEQPNGDFAVTMTKQFLYDAWHFAVLQGLVGSRDERIAGIAAKALKEVTYHLRRSSEWVQRMGGGTEESRQRMLAAIPALWRFTVELTAASDNEVRLAEAGIAAAPATVGAAWLKQVSETFASVELPLPKAASHFYLDSRKGLHTEHLGLLLAEMQFLPRAYPDATW from the coding sequence ATGCACAACGAAGCCCTGATCCCTTATCTGTTGCTGCTCGGCGACAGTGCCCTGGTCCAAGGCCAGCGCCTCTGCGAATGGTGTGGCCACGCCCCTGCCATCGAAGAAGAGCTGGCCCTGATGAACGTTGGCCTCGACCTGGTCGGCCAGGCCCGCAACTGGCTGGAATACGCAGCCGAACTGCTTGACGACGGTCGCGACGCCGACGCCCTGGCCTTCCGCCGAGACGAGCGCGCCTACCGCAACCTGCTGCTGGTCGAGCAACCCAACGGTGATTTCGCCGTGACCATGACCAAGCAGTTCCTCTACGACGCCTGGCACTTCGCCGTGCTACAGGGCCTGGTCGGGTCCCGCGACGAGCGTATCGCCGGTATCGCCGCCAAGGCACTCAAGGAAGTCACCTACCACCTGCGCCGTTCCAGCGAGTGGGTACAGCGTATGGGGGGCGGTACAGAAGAAAGCCGCCAACGCATGCTCGCCGCCATTCCGGCACTGTGGCGCTTCACCGTCGAACTGACGGCCGCCAGCGACAACGAGGTGCGGTTGGCCGAAGCGGGTATTGCCGCTGCCCCGGCAACTGTGGGTGCCGCGTGGCTCAAACAGGTGAGCGAGACTTTCGCTTCGGTCGAGCTGCCGCTGCCCAAGGCTGCCAGCCACTTCTACCTGGACAGTCGCAAAGGCCTGCACACCGAGCACCTGGGCCTGCTGCTGGCCGAGATGCAGTTCCTGCCAAGGGCTTACCCCGATGCAACCTGGTGA
- the paaF gene encoding 2,3-dehydroadipyl-CoA hydratase PaaF, whose amino-acid sequence MPRYLDVQAPEKGVQLIILQRPEALNALCTELLAELATALDAAARDDQIGVVVLTGSRKAFAAGADIREMAERDLVGILNDPRVAHWQRIAAFAKPLIAAVNGYALGGGCELAMCADIVIAGSDARFGQPEINLGIIPGAGGTQRLLRAVGKPLAMQMVLTGEAITARHAQQAGLVSEITQPEFTVERAMQIARNIAAKAPLAVRLAKEALLKAGDTDLASGLRFERHAFTLLAGTADRDEGIQAFQEKRPARFQGR is encoded by the coding sequence ATGCCGCGATATCTCGACGTGCAGGCGCCGGAAAAGGGCGTTCAGCTCATTATCCTGCAACGGCCCGAGGCACTGAATGCCCTGTGTACCGAGTTACTGGCAGAGCTGGCCACTGCGCTCGACGCAGCCGCCCGGGATGACCAGATAGGCGTTGTTGTGCTCACCGGCAGCCGCAAGGCGTTCGCCGCAGGCGCTGACATCCGCGAAATGGCCGAGCGCGACCTGGTCGGCATCCTCAACGACCCTCGAGTAGCCCACTGGCAACGCATCGCCGCCTTTGCCAAGCCGCTGATTGCTGCGGTCAACGGCTACGCCCTGGGTGGCGGTTGCGAATTGGCGATGTGTGCCGACATCGTCATCGCCGGCAGCGACGCCCGCTTCGGCCAGCCGGAGATCAACCTCGGCATCATCCCCGGTGCTGGCGGCACACAGCGCCTGTTGCGTGCCGTGGGCAAGCCGCTGGCCATGCAGATGGTGCTGACCGGCGAAGCCATCACCGCCCGTCACGCCCAGCAAGCCGGCCTGGTCAGCGAAATAACCCAGCCCGAATTCACCGTAGAACGCGCCATGCAGATCGCCCGCAACATCGCCGCCAAGGCGCCGCTGGCAGTGCGCCTGGCAAAAGAGGCGCTGCTCAAGGCCGGTGATACCGACCTGGCCAGTGGCCTGCGCTTCGAACGCCATGCATTCACCCTGCTGGCCGGCACCGCCGACCGTGACGAAGGCATTCAGGCCTTTCAGGAAAAGCGCCCGGCGCGCTTCCAAGGCCGCTGA
- the paaK gene encoding phenylacetate--CoA ligase PaaK, giving the protein MNMYHDADRALLDPMETASVDALRQHQLERLRWSLKHAYDNVPLYRQRFAECGAHPDDLTCLEDLAKFPFTGKNDLRDNYPYGMFAVPQEEVVRLHASSGTTGKPTVVGYTQNDINTWANVVARSIRAAGGRKGDKVHVSYGYGLFTGGLGAHYGAERLGCTVIPMSGGQTEKQVQLIRDFQPDIIMVTPSYMLNLADEIERQGIDPHDLKLRLGIFGAEPWTDELRRSIEQRLGINALDIYGLSEIMGPGVAMECIETKDGPTIWEDHFYPEIIDPVTGEVLPDGQLGELVFTSLSKEALPMVRYRTRDLTRLLPGTARPMRRIGKITGRSDDMLIIRGVNVFPTQIEEQVLKIKQLSEMYEIHLYRNGNLDSVEVHVELRAECQHLDEGQRKLVIGELSKQIKTYIGISTQVHLQPCGTLKRSEGKACHVYDKRLAS; this is encoded by the coding sequence ATGAACATGTACCATGATGCCGACCGTGCCCTGTTGGACCCGATGGAAACCGCCAGTGTCGACGCCCTGCGCCAGCACCAGCTGGAGCGCCTGCGCTGGAGCCTGAAGCACGCCTACGACAATGTGCCGCTGTACCGCCAGCGCTTTGCCGAATGCGGCGCCCACCCCGACGACCTCACGTGCCTGGAAGACCTGGCGAAGTTCCCCTTCACCGGCAAGAACGACCTGCGCGACAACTACCCCTACGGGATGTTCGCCGTCCCCCAGGAAGAGGTGGTGCGCCTGCATGCTTCCAGCGGCACCACCGGCAAGCCGACGGTGGTCGGTTACACCCAGAATGACATCAACACCTGGGCGAACGTCGTGGCGCGCTCGATCCGTGCGGCCGGCGGGCGAAAGGGTGACAAAGTGCATGTTTCCTACGGCTATGGGCTTTTCACTGGCGGGCTTGGTGCGCACTACGGCGCCGAGCGCCTGGGCTGTACGGTAATCCCGATGTCGGGTGGCCAGACCGAGAAGCAGGTGCAGCTGATCCGCGACTTTCAGCCCGACATCATCATGGTCACACCGTCCTACATGCTCAACCTGGCCGACGAGATCGAGCGCCAGGGCATCGACCCGCATGACCTCAAGCTACGCCTGGGCATTTTCGGTGCCGAACCTTGGACCGATGAACTACGTCGCTCGATCGAGCAGCGCCTGGGCATCAATGCCCTCGACATCTATGGTTTGTCGGAAATCATGGGCCCCGGGGTGGCCATGGAATGCATCGAAACCAAGGACGGCCCGACCATATGGGAAGACCACTTCTACCCCGAAATCATCGACCCGGTCACCGGCGAAGTATTGCCAGACGGTCAGCTGGGCGAACTGGTGTTCACCTCGCTAAGCAAAGAGGCGCTTCCGATGGTGCGCTACCGCACCCGTGACCTCACCCGCCTGCTGCCCGGCACCGCCAGGCCGATGCGGCGGATCGGCAAGATTACCGGGCGCAGTGACGACATGCTGATCATTCGCGGCGTCAACGTGTTCCCGACCCAGATCGAGGAACAGGTATTAAAAATAAAACAGCTTTCCGAGATGTATGAGATTCATTTGTATCGCAATGGCAACCTGGACAGCGTAGAGGTGCATGTTGAGTTGCGTGCGGAGTGCCAGCACCTCGATGAAGGCCAGCGCAAGCTGGTTATCGGGGAGCTGAGCAAACAGATCAAGACCTACATCGGCATCAGCACCCAGGTGCACCTGCAGCCTTGCGGCACGCTCAAGCGTTCCGAGGGCAAGGCGTGCCACGTGTACGACAAACGGTTGGCCAGCTGA
- the paaG gene encoding 2-(1,2-epoxy-1,2-dihydrophenyl)acetyl-CoA isomerase PaaG produces the protein MTFQHILFSIEDGVAFLSLNRPEQLNSFNAAMHLEVREALKQVRQSSDARVLLLTAEGRGFCAGQDLSDRNVAPDAEVPDLGESIDKFYNPLVRTLRDLPLPVICAVNGVAAGAGANIPLACDLVLAGRSASFIQAFCKIGLVPDSGGTWLLPRLVGMARAKALAMLGERLGAEQAQQWGLIHRVVDDTALRDEALTLARQLASQPTYGLALIKRSLNASFDNGFDEQLELERDLQRLAGRSEDYREGVSAFMNKRTPAFKGR, from the coding sequence ATGACTTTCCAGCACATCCTGTTTTCCATCGAGGACGGCGTGGCCTTCCTCTCCTTGAACCGCCCCGAGCAGCTGAACAGCTTCAACGCCGCCATGCACCTTGAAGTGCGCGAAGCCCTCAAGCAAGTTCGCCAGAGCAGTGATGCACGGGTGCTGTTGCTGACGGCTGAGGGCCGCGGCTTTTGCGCCGGCCAGGACCTGTCCGACCGTAACGTCGCCCCAGACGCCGAGGTGCCAGACCTGGGCGAATCGATCGACAAGTTCTACAACCCGTTGGTGCGCACCCTGCGCGACCTGCCGCTGCCGGTGATCTGTGCGGTAAATGGTGTGGCCGCCGGCGCCGGTGCCAACATCCCACTGGCCTGCGACCTGGTGCTGGCCGGGCGATCGGCCAGCTTCATTCAGGCATTTTGCAAGATCGGCCTGGTGCCGGACTCTGGTGGTACCTGGTTGCTGCCGCGCCTGGTCGGCATGGCGCGGGCTAAAGCACTGGCCATGCTGGGCGAGCGGCTTGGTGCCGAACAGGCTCAGCAATGGGGGCTGATCCACCGCGTGGTGGACGATACCGCACTGCGCGACGAAGCCCTCACCCTCGCTCGCCAGCTCGCCAGCCAGCCCACCTATGGCCTTGCGCTGATCAAGCGCAGCCTCAATGCCAGTTTCGACAACGGCTTCGATGAACAACTGGAACTCGAGCGCGACCTGCAACGCTTGGCCGGGCGCAGCGAGGACTACCGTGAAGGCGTGAGCGCCTTCATGAACAAGCGCACACCCGCATTCAAGGGGCGCTGA
- the paaI gene encoding hydroxyphenylacetyl-CoA thioesterase PaaI has protein sequence MTELELAHACADAMYARDPATQGLGISLLDAGPGRASLRMTVRADMIQGHGTCHGGFLFALADSAFAFACNSYDQATVALGCSIDYLAPALRDDVLTADASEVSRKGRTGLYDVRIHNQRGELVAMFHGKSYKVRGTVLAQETQHD, from the coding sequence ATGACTGAACTCGAACTGGCACACGCCTGTGCCGACGCCATGTATGCCCGCGACCCGGCCACTCAGGGCCTGGGCATCAGCCTGCTGGATGCCGGCCCGGGCCGGGCAAGCCTGCGTATGACGGTACGCGCCGACATGATCCAGGGCCACGGCACGTGCCATGGCGGGTTCCTCTTCGCCCTGGCCGACTCGGCGTTTGCTTTTGCCTGTAACAGCTATGACCAGGCCACCGTGGCGCTGGGCTGCAGCATTGACTACCTGGCCCCGGCGTTGCGCGATGACGTGCTCACCGCCGACGCCAGCGAGGTCAGCCGCAAAGGCCGCACCGGCCTGTACGACGTGCGCATCCACAACCAGCGCGGTGAGCTGGTGGCGATGTTCCATGGCAAATCCTACAAAGTGCGCGGCACCGTGCTGGCGCAGGAGACACAACATGACTGA
- the paaE gene encoding 1,2-phenylacetyl-CoA epoxidase subunit PaaE, translating to MSQFHSLTIKQVRNETRDAVSIAFDVPEHLQAQFRFTQGQYLVMRTQLDNEEVRRSYSICSAVQDGELRVAVKRVPGGRFSAFANEVLKAGQQLEVMPPAGSFFVPLDAARQGNYLGVAAGSGITPILSIIGTTLDSEPHSRFTLLYGNRSSSGALFRDKLEDLKNRYLDRLNLIFVFSREQQDVDLYNGRIDADKCGQLFSRWLDVPGLDAAFICGPQAMTETVRDSLQANGLGKERIHFELFAAAGSEARREAREAARQVDSALSHITVISDGRALTFDLPRNTQNVLDAGNAIGAELPYSCKAGVCSTCKCRVIEGEVEMDSNHALEDYEVAAGYVLSCQTYPVSDKVVLDFDQL from the coding sequence ATGAGCCAGTTTCACAGCCTGACCATCAAGCAAGTGCGCAACGAAACCCGTGATGCGGTTTCGATTGCCTTCGACGTGCCCGAGCACCTGCAGGCGCAGTTCCGCTTTACCCAGGGCCAGTACCTGGTCATGCGCACGCAGCTGGACAACGAAGAGGTCCGCCGCTCTTACTCTATCTGCAGCGCCGTGCAGGACGGCGAGCTGCGCGTGGCCGTCAAGCGCGTGCCAGGCGGGCGTTTCTCGGCGTTTGCCAATGAAGTGCTCAAGGCCGGCCAGCAACTGGAGGTGATGCCGCCAGCGGGCAGCTTCTTCGTGCCGCTGGACGCTGCCCGCCAGGGCAATTACCTGGGCGTGGCCGCTGGTAGCGGCATTACCCCAATCCTGTCGATTATTGGCACCACCCTGGACAGTGAGCCGCACAGCCGCTTCACCTTGCTGTACGGCAACCGCTCCAGCTCTGGCGCGCTGTTCCGCGACAAGCTCGAAGACCTGAAAAACCGCTACCTCGACCGGCTGAACCTGATTTTCGTGTTCAGCCGCGAGCAGCAGGATGTCGACCTGTACAACGGTCGCATCGATGCGGACAAGTGCGGCCAGCTGTTCTCCCGTTGGCTGGATGTGCCAGGCCTGGACGCCGCCTTCATCTGCGGCCCCCAGGCGATGACCGAAACCGTGCGTGACAGCCTGCAGGCCAATGGCCTGGGCAAGGAGCGCATTCATTTCGAGCTGTTCGCCGCCGCCGGCAGCGAAGCCCGCCGCGAAGCCCGTGAGGCCGCGCGCCAGGTGGATTCCGCGCTCAGCCACATCACCGTGATCAGCGACGGCCGTGCCCTCACCTTCGACCTGCCACGCAACACCCAGAACGTGCTGGACGCTGGCAATGCCATCGGTGCGGAACTGCCCTACTCGTGCAAGGCCGGCGTGTGCTCGACCTGCAAATGCCGGGTGATCGAGGGGGAAGTGGAAATGGACAGCAACCATGCCTTGGAAGACTACGAAGTGGCAGCCGGGTATGTGCTGTCGTGCCAGACCTACCCGGTAAGCGACAAGGTGGTGCTCGACTTCGACCAGCTTTAA
- the paaB gene encoding 1,2-phenylacetyl-CoA epoxidase subunit PaaB, whose protein sequence is MSVWTLYEVFVRSKHGLNHKHVGSVHAADAAMAIENARELYTRRSEGVSLWVVPSALITASSPDEKDPLFAPSDDKVYRHASFYELPDEVGHM, encoded by the coding sequence ATGTCTGTCTGGACCCTCTACGAAGTGTTCGTGCGCAGCAAGCACGGCCTTAACCACAAGCATGTCGGCAGCGTGCACGCCGCCGACGCCGCCATGGCCATCGAAAATGCCCGCGAGCTGTACACCCGCCGCAGCGAGGGCGTCAGCCTGTGGGTAGTGCCTTCGGCGCTGATCACCGCCTCCTCCCCCGACGAGAAAGACCCGCTGTTCGCTCCTTCGGACGACAAGGTCTACCGCCATGCCAGCTTCTACGAGCTGCCCGATGAAGTCGGACACATGTGA
- the paaA gene encoding 1,2-phenylacetyl-CoA epoxidase subunit PaaA, translating into MYAQLVETGVKRVKSLEEMSPEERNFQEKIDAEIKIEAKNWMPEAYRQTLIRQISQHAHSEIVGMLPEGNWVTRAPSLKRKLQLMAKIQDEAGHGLYLYSAMETLGADRDEEIAKLHSGKAKYSSIFNYPTLSWADMGAVGWLVDGAAIVNQVVLQRTSYGPYSRAMVRICKEESFHQRQGYEILLTMMRHGTQAQREMVQDAINRLWWPSLMMFGPSDEHSPNSAQSMAWKIKRQTNDELRQRFIDQTVPQLELLGCTAPDPELKWNAERGHYDFGEIQWDEFYEVIKGNGPCNQERVATRRKAIEDGAWVREAAVAYARKQQNKNAA; encoded by the coding sequence ATGTACGCACAGCTAGTGGAAACCGGAGTCAAGCGCGTCAAGTCGCTGGAAGAAATGTCCCCCGAGGAGCGCAACTTCCAGGAAAAGATCGACGCCGAAATCAAGATCGAAGCCAAGAACTGGATGCCCGAGGCCTACCGCCAGACCTTGATCCGGCAGATTTCCCAGCACGCCCACTCGGAAATCGTCGGCATGCTGCCCGAAGGCAACTGGGTCACCCGCGCGCCTAGCCTCAAGCGCAAGCTGCAACTGATGGCAAAGATCCAGGACGAGGCCGGCCACGGCCTGTACCTGTACAGCGCCATGGAGACCCTGGGCGCCGACCGCGACGAGGAGATCGCCAAGCTGCACAGCGGCAAGGCGAAGTATTCGAGCATCTTCAACTACCCCACCCTCAGCTGGGCCGACATGGGCGCAGTGGGCTGGCTGGTGGATGGCGCCGCAATCGTCAACCAGGTGGTGCTGCAGCGCACCTCCTATGGCCCCTACTCCCGCGCAATGGTCCGTATCTGCAAGGAAGAGAGCTTTCACCAGCGCCAGGGCTACGAAATCCTCCTGACCATGATGCGTCACGGCACACAGGCCCAGCGCGAGATGGTCCAGGACGCGATCAATCGCCTGTGGTGGCCATCGCTGATGATGTTCGGCCCCAGCGACGAACACTCCCCGAACAGCGCACAGTCCATGGCCTGGAAGATCAAGCGCCAGACCAACGATGAACTGCGCCAGCGTTTCATCGACCAGACCGTGCCGCAGCTCGAACTGCTCGGCTGCACCGCCCCCGACCCTGAACTGAAGTGGAACGCCGAGCGCGGTCACTACGACTTCGGCGAAATCCAGTGGGACGAGTTCTACGAAGTGATCAAGGGCAACGGCCCGTGCAATCAGGAACGTGTCGCCACCCGCCGCAAGGCCATCGAGGACGGCGCCTGGGTACGCGAGGCCGCCGTGGCCTACGCGCGCAAGCAACAGAACAAGAACGCCGCCTGA
- the pcaF gene encoding 3-oxoadipyl-CoA thiolase, with protein sequence MTEPTLADALIIDAVRTPIGRYAGALSGVRADDLAAIPLKALIQRHPELDWKAIDDVILGCANQAGEDNRNVAHMASLLAGLPMEVPGTTINRLCGSGLDAIGNAARALRCGEAGLMLAGGVESMSRAPFVMGKSEQAFGRAAELFDTTIGWRFVNPLMKAAYGTDSMPETAENVAEQFGISRVDQDAFALRSQHKAAAAQACGRLAQEIVPVEIPQRKGPAKRVEHDEHPRGDTTLEQLARLGTPFREGGSVTAGNASGVNDGACALLLASSAAARRHGLKARGRIVGMAVAGVEPRLMGIGPVPATRKVLELTGLSLADLDVIELNEAFAAQGLAVLRELGLADDDPRVNRNGGAIALGHPLGMSGARLVTTALHELEATAGRYALCTMCIGVGQGIAMVIERL encoded by the coding sequence ATGACTGAACCCACCCTCGCCGATGCCTTGATCATCGACGCCGTGCGCACCCCCATCGGCCGCTATGCCGGGGCCTTGAGCGGCGTACGTGCCGACGACCTCGCCGCCATCCCACTGAAGGCCTTGATCCAGCGCCACCCCGAGCTTGACTGGAAAGCGATCGACGACGTGATCCTCGGCTGTGCCAACCAGGCCGGCGAAGACAATCGCAACGTGGCGCACATGGCCAGCCTGCTGGCCGGGCTGCCGATGGAAGTGCCCGGGACCACGATCAACCGACTGTGTGGTTCGGGCCTGGACGCCATCGGCAACGCGGCCCGCGCCCTGCGCTGCGGTGAAGCCGGGCTGATGCTGGCTGGCGGCGTAGAGTCGATGTCGCGTGCGCCCTTCGTGATGGGTAAGTCGGAGCAGGCGTTCGGCCGCGCAGCGGAGTTGTTCGACACCACCATCGGTTGGCGCTTCGTCAACCCACTGATGAAGGCTGCCTACGGCACCGATTCGATGCCGGAAACCGCCGAGAACGTGGCTGAACAGTTTGGCATTTCCCGCGTCGATCAGGATGCCTTCGCCCTGCGCAGCCAGCACAAGGCGGCTGCAGCTCAGGCCTGCGGCCGGCTGGCGCAAGAAATCGTACCGGTCGAGATCCCGCAGCGTAAAGGACCGGCCAAACGGGTGGAGCACGACGAGCATCCGCGCGGCGACACGACGCTGGAACAACTGGCCCGCCTCGGCACGCCATTCCGTGAGGGCGGTAGCGTCACCGCCGGCAATGCCTCCGGCGTCAACGACGGCGCCTGTGCCCTGCTGCTGGCCAGCAGCGCCGCTGCCCGGCGCCATGGCCTGAAAGCCCGCGGCCGTATCGTCGGCATGGCGGTGGCCGGGGTTGAGCCGCGGCTGATGGGCATCGGCCCGGTACCCGCAACCCGGAAGGTGCTTGAGCTTACGGGATTGTCGTTGGCCGACCTGGACGTCATCGAACTCAACGAAGCGTTCGCCGCCCAGGGTTTGGCAGTGTTGCGCGAGCTGGGCCTGGCCGACGACGACCCCCGGGTCAACCGCAACGGCGGAGCCATCGCCCTCGGCCATCCGCTGGGCATGAGTGGTGCGCGGCTGGTTACAACCGCCCTCCACGAGCTGGAAGCAACCGCCGGGCGCTATGCCCTTTGCACCATGTGCATCGGGGTTGGCCAAGGCATAGCCATGGTCATCGAGCGCCTCTGA
- the paaY gene encoding phenylacetic acid degradation protein PaaY: MPCYRLDGLTPVVHPTAYVHPSAVLIGDVIVGPRCYIGPLASLRGDFGRIVLEEGANLQDTCVMHGFPGGDTVVERNGHVGHGAVLHGCKVGEDALIGMNAVVMDGAHVAPRCIVAATAFVKAGFACEAQSLVMGSPAQVKRPLSEQELAWKQRGTAEYQHLAQRCMNSMVECPPLAEAEPGRPRMEDTGVRPKGQASA, from the coding sequence ATGCCTTGCTATCGACTGGACGGCTTGACGCCTGTGGTTCACCCCACAGCCTACGTGCACCCAAGCGCAGTACTGATTGGCGACGTCATCGTCGGCCCACGTTGCTACATAGGGCCCTTGGCATCGCTCAGGGGCGATTTCGGCCGCATCGTGCTGGAAGAGGGCGCCAACTTGCAGGACACCTGTGTAATGCATGGTTTTCCGGGTGGCGACACGGTGGTCGAACGAAACGGGCATGTTGGTCATGGCGCGGTGTTGCACGGCTGCAAAGTGGGCGAGGACGCCTTGATCGGCATGAACGCAGTGGTGATGGATGGCGCCCATGTCGCACCACGCTGCATCGTCGCGGCGACGGCGTTCGTCAAAGCCGGATTCGCATGTGAAGCGCAGAGCCTGGTGATGGGGTCGCCGGCCCAGGTCAAACGTCCCTTGAGCGAACAGGAGTTGGCCTGGAAGCAGCGCGGTACTGCGGAGTATCAGCACCTGGCGCAGCGCTGCATGAACAGCATGGTCGAATGCCCGCCATTGGCCGAAGCCGAACCAGGGCGCCCGCGCATGGAAGATACCGGTGTACGGCCCAAAGGCCAGGCTTCGGCATGA
- the paaD gene encoding 1,2-phenylacetyl-CoA epoxidase subunit PaaD, giving the protein MQPGELIAGDRGARPPRGDDLARAWEVLAQVMDPEVPVVSVVDLGIVRDLDWRAGHLHLVVTPTYSGCPATEVIEGDIRQALEQAGFPAPDLERRLTPAWSTDWISELGRERLRLYGIAPPQGSASKRSLLGETPQVCCPQCGSAHTELLSQFGSTACKALYRCRECLEPFDYFKCI; this is encoded by the coding sequence ATGCAACCTGGTGAGCTGATTGCCGGCGACCGTGGCGCGCGGCCGCCACGCGGCGACGACCTGGCCCGGGCCTGGGAGGTCCTTGCCCAGGTCATGGACCCGGAAGTGCCTGTGGTCAGCGTGGTCGACCTGGGAATAGTCCGCGACCTCGACTGGCGCGCCGGCCACCTGCACCTGGTGGTCACGCCGACCTACTCCGGCTGCCCGGCCACCGAGGTGATCGAGGGTGATATCCGCCAGGCGCTGGAGCAGGCGGGCTTCCCCGCACCGGATCTTGAGCGCCGGTTGACCCCGGCCTGGAGCACCGACTGGATCAGCGAGCTGGGCCGCGAGCGCCTGCGCCTCTACGGCATCGCTCCGCCGCAAGGCAGCGCCAGCAAGCGCAGCCTGCTAGGTGAAACACCCCAGGTGTGCTGCCCGCAGTGCGGCAGCGCCCATACCGAATTGCTCAGCCAGTTCGGCTCCACCGCTTGCAAGGCGCTGTACCGCTGCCGCGAGTGCCTGGAGCCGTTCGACTATTTCAAATGCATTTGA
- the paaH gene encoding 3-hydroxyacyl-CoA dehydrogenase PaaH, producing the protein MGALASTAQVAVIGAGAMGAGIAQVAAQAGHPVKLYDNRPGAAAQAVAGIDRQLARLVEKGKLQAVEREMISLRLCPVDTLEALADAGLVIEAIVENLQVKQALFSQLEALCTADCIIASNTSSLSITSLAAGLARPQQVVGMHFFNPAPLMALVEVVSGLATEPAVAACIYDTAQAWGKQPVHTRSTPGFIVNRVARPFYAESLRLLQEGAADCASLDALLRDAGGFRMGAFELTDLIGHDVNYAVTCSVFDAFYGDFRFQPSLVQKELVDAGRLGRKTGQGFYSYAEGAERPAPVELHSSTMAEACVIEGQLGVLQPLVERLRQNDIVVTQRAGSGVIQVGDATLALSDGRLASQRAREDGLRNLVLLDLALDYSTASRIAISWSGNTTESARDQAVALLQRAGLKVTAVADLPGLVVLRTVAMLANEAADAVLQGVGSAADIDLAMRAGVNYPCGPLAWATNIGIAHTLRVLDNLQRSYGESRYRPSLLLRRCEAKGGTLHD; encoded by the coding sequence ATGGGCGCACTCGCAAGCACAGCGCAAGTAGCGGTGATCGGTGCCGGTGCCATGGGCGCCGGCATCGCCCAGGTCGCCGCCCAGGCCGGTCACCCGGTAAAGCTTTACGACAACCGCCCGGGGGCTGCCGCCCAGGCAGTGGCCGGTATAGACCGGCAACTCGCCCGGCTCGTGGAAAAAGGCAAGCTGCAGGCCGTAGAGCGCGAAATGATCAGCCTTCGGCTATGCCCGGTCGACACGCTCGAAGCATTGGCTGATGCCGGCCTGGTGATCGAAGCCATCGTCGAGAACCTGCAGGTCAAGCAGGCGCTCTTCAGCCAGCTAGAAGCCCTGTGCACGGCTGATTGCATCATTGCCAGCAACACTTCGTCGCTGTCCATTACCAGCCTGGCTGCAGGCCTTGCACGCCCGCAGCAGGTGGTGGGCATGCACTTCTTCAACCCGGCACCGCTGATGGCGCTGGTCGAGGTGGTGTCAGGCCTGGCAACCGAACCGGCCGTGGCCGCGTGTATCTACGACACCGCCCAGGCTTGGGGCAAACAGCCGGTGCACACGCGCTCGACACCGGGCTTTATCGTCAACCGTGTGGCACGGCCTTTCTATGCCGAGAGCCTGCGCCTGCTACAGGAAGGAGCAGCGGACTGCGCCAGCCTTGATGCGCTGCTTCGCGATGCGGGTGGTTTCCGCATGGGGGCGTTCGAGCTTACCGACCTGATCGGCCACGACGTCAACTACGCCGTTACGTGCTCAGTGTTCGATGCGTTCTATGGGGACTTCCGCTTCCAGCCTTCACTGGTGCAAAAAGAGCTGGTGGATGCCGGCCGCCTCGGCCGCAAGACTGGGCAAGGCTTCTATAGCTACGCCGAAGGCGCCGAGCGCCCTGCACCGGTCGAATTGCACAGCTCCACCATGGCCGAAGCCTGCGTTATCGAGGGGCAACTGGGTGTACTTCAGCCACTGGTCGAACGCCTGCGCCAGAACGACATCGTCGTGACCCAGCGTGCCGGTAGCGGCGTGATCCAGGTCGGTGATGCCACCCTGGCATTGTCCGATGGCCGCCTCGCCAGCCAGCGCGCCCGTGAAGATGGGCTGCGCAACCTGGTGCTGCTCGATCTCGCGCTGGACTACAGCACTGCCTCGCGGATTGCCATCAGCTGGTCGGGCAATACCACCGAAAGCGCCCGCGACCAGGCGGTGGCCCTGCTGCAGCGGGCCGGCCTCAAGGTCACTGCGGTCGCCGACCTGCCCGGCCTGGTGGTACTGCGCACCGTGGCAATGCTCGCCAACGAGGCCGCCGATGCAGTGCTGCAGGGCGTCGGCAGCGCCGCCGACATCGACCTGGCCATGCGCGCCGGTGTCAATTACCCCTGCGGCCCGCTGGCCTGGGCGACGAACATCGGTATTGCCCACACCCTGCGCGTGCTCGACAACCTGCAGCGCAGCTATGGCGAGAGCCGCTACCGCCCTTCCCTGTTGTTACGTCGCTGCGAGGCCAAAGGAGGCACCCTGCATGACTGA